The region ATGTGAATCGAAACGGCGCCGCGCCAAGAAAAAGGGAACCAATTGCCGGTGAGAAGAGTATCCTTCTGATATGACCATCGTGCAGACCGACGAACCGACTCCTCAGAAGCCGCTCCGGCTGTGGCCCGGCGTGGTCGCCGTGGTGCTGCAGTGGCTCATCAGGTTTGTTGTCCCCATCGTCGTGCCCGGGGCCGTTGTTTTCGCGGTGCTTGGCGGACTTTTCGGCGGATTGGCTATCGCCGTGTGGTGGGTGTTCCTCAGCCGGGCGCCTTGGTCCGAGCGCTTGGGCGCCATCATCGTGATGATAGCCGCTCTGTTCGCGACATCGCGCATCCTCCACGAGTCTATTGCGAGGGGGGCGCAGGGGATGTTGTTCGTCGTCCTCGCTATCCCGGTCCTGAGCCTCGCCTTCGTCGCGTGGGCGGTGGCCAGCCGCCGCCTCTCGGACGGACCTCGGCGCGCGGCGATGGTCGCGACCATCCTGCTTGCGAGCGGAGGGTGGGCGCTTGTCCGGACCGGTGGGATGACCGGCAACTTCGATAACGATTTGATGTGGCGGTGGGCGAAGACTCCCGAGGAACGCCTCTTGGCCCAAGCCGCCGACGAGCAGGCGGCGCGCCCGGCGGCTCCGGCAGTGCTCCCGGCGACTCCGGCAGTGCTCCCGGCGACTCCGGCAGTGCTCCCGGCGACTCCGGCAGTGCTCCCTGTGGCTCCGGCAGCAGCGGACACAGGTGCCGACTGGCCCGGCTTTCGCGGACCCCATCGCGACGGCATCATCCCCGGCGTGCGGATCGAGACCGACTGGTCTGCGTCGCCGCCGGTCGCGCTATGGCGCCGGCCGATCGGACCGGGTTGGTCGTCCTTCGCGGTCCACGGCGACCTCCTCTACACGCAGGAGCAGCGCGGTGGCGACGAGGTTGTCGCCTGCTACAACGTGACCACCGGCAAGCCGGTGTGGAAACACCGCGACGCGGCCCGGTTCTGGGAGTCGAATGGCGGCGCCGGTCCGCGCGCGACACCGACCCTCAGCAACGGTCGCGTATACACATTTGGTGCGACCGGAATCCTGAACGTGCTCGACGCTCGTGACGGCGCCGTCGTGTGGTCGCGCAACGCGGCGTCCGACACCGGCACGAAGGTCCCGGGCTGGGGCTTCGCGAGCTCGCCCCTGGTGGTCGACGACGTCGTCATCGTCGCCGCCGAGGGCCGACTCGCCGCATACGACCTCGCCACCGGTAATCCGCGCTGGGTCGGCCCGGCCGGCGGCGCTGGCTACAGCTCGCCGCATCTATTGACGATCGACGGAGTCGCGCAGGTCCTACTGGCCAGCGGAGCCAGCGCAATCAGCTTCGCGCCTGCCGACGGCACGCGGCTTTGGGAGTACTCTTTGCCGCCAAGCGTCCCCATCGTGCAGCCGGCCCTGACCGCGGACGGCGACATCCTGATCAGCACCGGCGGAGCCAACGGAGGAAACGGCATCTGCCGGATTGCAGTCGCGCACGGATCCGGCGGATGGACCGTCGAGGAACGCTGGACGTCGATCGGGCTGAAGCCTTACTTCAACGACTTCGTAGTTCACAAAGGCCATGCCTTCGGCTTCGACGGAAGCATCCTCGCGTGCATCGACCTCAAGGATGGCACGCGCAAGTGGAAGGGCGGACGGTACGGCAACGGCCAACTCGTCCTGTTGCCCGACCAAGACTTACTGCTGGTGCTGTCGGAGGAAGGCGAGCTGGCGTTGGTCGCGGCGGCCCCCGATCGGTTCACGGAGCTCGCACAGTTCCCGGCGATCGAAGGCAAGACCTGGAACCACCCGGTGCTGGTCGGCGACGTCCTGCTGGTTCGCAACGGCCAGGAGATGGCCGCATTCCGGCTGTCCCTCGCGCGCCGCTGACGCGGGTTGTCATCTGGGTGGGATGGGGACTGACGACAGCAACTGCTTGAAAGGGCTGGCAGAACCGCAGGTCAGGTGCCTGTTTGAGAGGCCTAAAACAAAAATCGGAGGCCGATTTTTCAATCTAAGATCCGCATCCGAGGCGTTAGAGTAATTCCCGATCGTACGTGTCCCACTCTCCTGGGCTGTCGAAAATTGCCGCGCATGGTCATCGGTCTTAGGTTCAATAATCAGGCCTGTTTTGTTGATGTAAACGGGAATTTGAAGGGTGAAGAATTATCAAAATACTGACCGGTCAGCACCTTGCCGTTGTCAGTCCCCCATCCCCAACGGGAACAGGAACACTCTGCAAAGGCGGAGGGGTAGGAAGAATGGGCTGTCATTTCGGGTCTGGACTCGCTGCCTGAATCTGTGGTTTTCAGGTTTTTCCGGTAGACGCAGGTTTGATCACTTTTTGATCTTCGGCTGCACGAGCTTGTCGAGGCTTTCCACCGAAAACACGAGATATTCCGAGTAACGGTGGCGATTCCTATAAGTCAGGCCGTTCCACTCCATGGTAACCAGGACTTCACGCGGAAGCCAGAACGCGTGCGGGCTGTCCTTGAAACGGACTTCATTGAACCAGATTTCCGTAGTCTGCCTGGCCAGCATCACATCGTTTCTGGGCGCCAGCAGATCGGTTCGCATCCGCAGGATTTGATGCGTCTGGGGATCCACCCAGGCCAATCCCTAATATGTCTATCTTAGTGCAGGTGAATCAGTGCCGACAGACAATTCTTGGGAGAATCTCCGGGATTTGACCGTTTAACACAAAAACCGCATCACCGAATGGGCGCCAGTATTGGGAGGCCCGGCATCCCTACTCCGCCGGAGGCGCCTATGTCGACTTTATGATGTCGGGAGTCAGCCTGCCTCCATCCTTCCCAAACCTGACACCCCGCACTCACTCGCAACGCAACGCCTTAATCGGGTCAATCCGGGTTGCCCGCCGTGCCGGAAGATAGGCGGCAGTCAGGGCGACCACGATGAGCAAGACGGCAATTGCGATAAACGTCTCTGCGTCATTGGCGCGCACTCCGTAGAGCAGGCTCACCATGACGCGGGTCATGACAAGAGCTACGGCCAATCCTATGGCTACACCCAACAAAATCAAGAGCGAGCCCTTCTGCATGACCAAGTGAAGGACATCCTTGCGCTGGGCGCCGAGCGCAATTCTCACTCCGATCTCGTGAATGCGCTGGCTGACTGCAAATGCCATCACGCCATAGACGCCGATTGCGGCCAGGACCAGTGCCGCACCGGCGAACAACACGAGCATGATCAGCATGAAGCGCCTCTGAGCCATGGATTTCGACAGCCTTTGCTCCATGGTCATAACATCGTAGAGAGGCAGGTTTTTGTCGATAGCCCTGACCTCCTTCCGCAATACTTCTACGAGCGCGAGCGGGTCTGAAGAAGTCCTGATCGCCACTGCGGACAGTGAGGAAAGACCAGGCTGGTAGATCTCCATCTGCGGCTCCTGCTCCAGACCCCAGTTTCTAATATCGCTCACGACGCCGATGATCTCCCGTGGCGCGGTTTCCGATGCGACGGTCATTCGCCGGCCGATGGGATCTTCATCAGGCCACAGACGCCGAGCCATGGTCTGGTTAATAATCAAAATGGGAGCGGCCCCCTCGACATCCATCCGAGTAAACGGACGCCCGCGGATCAGCGTAATCCCCATGGCGCGGAAGTAGTCGGCACTCACGGTGAACTCGCCGGCGAATCGGTCGCTGAAGTTCTTTGCTGCCGGCTTCCCTTCCGCATTAAAGAGAACCAGAAAGTAAGCCGATGTCTTGCCGAGCGGAAGGTTGCTGGTTGCGGCGGCGTGCACCACGCCGGGCAGTTTCTCCATCCGCTCGAGGAGACGCTGATAGAAAGCGGTGCGCTGGGAGGGCTGTGGATATGCCGACCGAGGTAAGTCGATGGCCATGCTCAGCACATTTTGTGGGTTGAAACCGGTCCCGGCCTGAACCAGTCGCAGGAGACTCTTGATCAGAAGCCCCGCCCCAACCATCAGAATAAGCGCGAGCGCAACCTCAGCGACGACGAGATGGTGTCGAAGGTTGCCGGATCTCGATCCCACTCCCCAAGGACTGCCTCCTTTAAAAGCTGCGTTGAGGTTGATTCGAGTCGCATTCAGAGCGGGCGCTAACCCGGTCAGGATCCCTGTGAGCATCGAGAGTCCCAGTGCGAACCCCAGCATCCAGATATCCAAATGAATCTCGGTGAGCCTCGGTATTTCCGTTGGCGCGGACAAGATGAAAAACCTCAGTCCGTAGCTGGCTACAAGGATCCCGAAAGCGCACCCGGCTGCCCCCAGCAGCAAGCTTTCCGTCAGCAACTGCCGGACCACGCGGAATCGGCCTGCGCCAAGAGCTGCCCGAATCGCGATTTCTCTCTGCCTTTCCCCCGCGCGCGCGAGTAGCAGGCTGGTGACATTGGCGCATGCGATGAGCAACACAAAGCCGACAGCTCCGAACAATACCAGGAGACCTTTTCGAACCGTCTTCACCAGCTGATCCTGGAATGGCACTACTGACGATGTGGATGAGACGTATGTGCGTCCCGGGTGCTCGCGCTTCAATGCCTCCATCCTTGCTTCCCAAAATGCGGCCAACTCAGCGCGCGCTTGTTCAAGTGACGAATCCGGACGTAGGCGGCCTATGACCTGGTATTTCGTGGCCCCTCTCAGGACACGCGCAGCGGATCCTGCCACAGGGAGCCAGAGATCCGCGCCCTCCGGAAATGAGAATCCTCGTGGCGCCACGCCGATCACTGTGAAGCTCTTCCCATTCAGTGAGACGGCCTGCCCAATGAGATTCGGATCAGAGCCAAAACGCCGTAGCCAGAGACCGTGACTCACGACCACGACGGCATTCCTGCCCGACCGACCTTCCTCAGCAAGGAACATTCTGCCGAGCCCAGGTTGAACCCCGAGTGTGGTGAAAAAATTTGCCGAGACCTCCGTCACATCGATCCGCTCAGGCGCTCCTGCAGAGATGAGGTTAATCCCAACGACCATGGTATTATAGAGGGCCAACTGCTCAATCGTGTGGATCTGATCTTTCCAGTCCAGAAGATTCTCAGGAGTGAGCCCATTGCCGTTTATATACACCGGAGCCCCAGGAAGGGCCACCAGGCGTTCCGGGTTCCGGTAAGGAAGGGGTCGAAGGAGAACTCCATAAACCACGCTGAATATCACACTGTTCGCGCCGATTCCAAGGGCGAGGGTTAGGACTGCGGCAATCGTGAATCCCGGGCTGCGGCGCAGCATTCGGATGCCGTAACCAAGGTCTCGCCCGATCTCGTCGAGCCATCGTATCCCGCGCGTCTCGCGGCATGCCTCCTTTGTCTGGTCCAATCCACCAAGTGCGATATGAGCATGCCGCCGCGCTTCCTCGGGGCCCATCCCGCGCCTGAGGTTTTCCTCGATCTCCATTTGCAGGTGAAATTCCAGTTCCCGATCGAATGAGGACTCCGATCTTGAAGGTCGCATGAGGTGAATCACCCGCCACAAA is a window of Terriglobia bacterium DNA encoding:
- a CDS encoding ABC transporter permease, whose protein sequence is MRPSRSESSFDRELEFHLQMEIEENLRRGMGPEEARRHAHIALGGLDQTKEACRETRGIRWLDEIGRDLGYGIRMLRRSPGFTIAAVLTLALGIGANSVIFSVVYGVLLRPLPYRNPERLVALPGAPVYINGNGLTPENLLDWKDQIHTIEQLALYNTMVVGINLISAGAPERIDVTEVSANFFTTLGVQPGLGRMFLAEEGRSGRNAVVVVSHGLWLRRFGSDPNLIGQAVSLNGKSFTVIGVAPRGFSFPEGADLWLPVAGSAARVLRGATKYQVIGRLRPDSSLEQARAELAAFWEARMEALKREHPGRTYVSSTSSVVPFQDQLVKTVRKGLLVLFGAVGFVLLIACANVTSLLLARAGERQREIAIRAALGAGRFRVVRQLLTESLLLGAAGCAFGILVASYGLRFFILSAPTEIPRLTEIHLDIWMLGFALGLSMLTGILTGLAPALNATRINLNAAFKGGSPWGVGSRSGNLRHHLVVAEVALALILMVGAGLLIKSLLRLVQAGTGFNPQNVLSMAIDLPRSAYPQPSQRTAFYQRLLERMEKLPGVVHAAATSNLPLGKTSAYFLVLFNAEGKPAAKNFSDRFAGEFTVSADYFRAMGITLIRGRPFTRMDVEGAAPILIINQTMARRLWPDEDPIGRRMTVASETAPREIIGVVSDIRNWGLEQEPQMEIYQPGLSSLSAVAIRTSSDPLALVEVLRKEVRAIDKNLPLYDVMTMEQRLSKSMAQRRFMLIMLVLFAGAALVLAAIGVYGVMAFAVSQRIHEIGVRIALGAQRKDVLHLVMQKGSLLILLGVAIGLAVALVMTRVMVSLLYGVRANDAETFIAIAVLLIVVALTAAYLPARRATRIDPIKALRCE
- a CDS encoding PQQ-like beta-propeller repeat protein, whose product is MTIVQTDEPTPQKPLRLWPGVVAVVLQWLIRFVVPIVVPGAVVFAVLGGLFGGLAIAVWWVFLSRAPWSERLGAIIVMIAALFATSRILHESIARGAQGMLFVVLAIPVLSLAFVAWAVASRRLSDGPRRAAMVATILLASGGWALVRTGGMTGNFDNDLMWRWAKTPEERLLAQAADEQAARPAAPAVLPATPAVLPATPAVLPATPAVLPVAPAAADTGADWPGFRGPHRDGIIPGVRIETDWSASPPVALWRRPIGPGWSSFAVHGDLLYTQEQRGGDEVVACYNVTTGKPVWKHRDAARFWESNGGAGPRATPTLSNGRVYTFGATGILNVLDARDGAVVWSRNAASDTGTKVPGWGFASSPLVVDDVVIVAAEGRLAAYDLATGNPRWVGPAGGAGYSSPHLLTIDGVAQVLLASGASAISFAPADGTRLWEYSLPPSVPIVQPALTADGDILISTGGANGGNGICRIAVAHGSGGWTVEERWTSIGLKPYFNDFVVHKGHAFGFDGSILACIDLKDGTRKWKGGRYGNGQLVLLPDQDLLLVLSEEGELALVAAAPDRFTELAQFPAIEGKTWNHPVLVGDVLLVRNGQEMAAFRLSLARR